The genomic stretch CCGTTGCAGTCCATCGTCTGCACCTTCGGCCCCGAGCATGACGAAGTCCAGGTCATCCCCTTCGAGATCGATGGCATCGTGGCCGGCAACGTCACCTATGGCCACCGCTTCCACGCGCCTGACGCCATCACCGTCAAGCGGTTCGACGACTACGTCTCTAGCCTCGAACGCGCCAAGGTCATCCTTGATGCTGAGCGCCGCAAGGACATGATCCTGCACGACGCCCGCGACATCGCCTTTGCCAATGGTCTCGAACTGGTCGAGGACGAGGGCCTGCTGGAAGAAGTCTCCGGCCTCGTCGAATGGCCGCAGGTCCTGCTCGGCACGTTTGAAGAGGATTACCTCTCGATCCCCGCCGAGATCATCCGCCTGACGATCAAGACCAACCAGAAGTGCTTTGTCGTGCGCCCGCAGGGTGAGACCGACAAGCTCTCCAACCATTTCATCCTGATCTCCAACATTGAGGCCACCGATGGCGGCCGCGAGATCATGCATGGCAATGGCAAGGTCGTGCGCGCACGCCTGTCGGATGCCCTGCATTTCTGGAAGCGCGACCAGGGCGACCTGCCGGACCTCGATACGCTGAAGGCCTCGGCCACGAAGTTCGACCTGGATCTCAAGAAGCCGCTCGACCAGCGCATGGCCAAGCTCGACGCGCTGAACGTCACCTTCCACGCCAAGCTCGGTACGCAGGGTGAGCGCGTCGCGCGTATCCGCGAACTGGCCAAGGTGCTGGCGCCTGTTGTCGGCGCCGAAGCCGCCCTCGTTGACCGCGCCGTGGTGCTGGCCAAGGCCGATCTCCGCACCGAAGCCGTCGGCGAATTCCCCGAACTCCAGGGCGCCATGGGCCGCAAATATGCGCTGCTGCAGGGCGAAAACGCCTCCGTCGCCGCCGCGATCGAGGACCACTGGAAGCCGAACGGTCCGTCCGACCGTCTGCCGGAGGACAAGGTGGGCCTCACCGTCGCGCTCGCCGACAAGCTCGACACGCTTGTGGGCTTCTGGGCGATCGACGAAAAGCCGACCGGCTCGAAGGACCCCTATGCGCTGCGCCGTGCGGCGTTGGGTGTCGTGCGCATGATTTTGGAACGCGAAGTAGATATAGATGTTCTCTCAATCGTTTATGAACATGCAAAGGCGTGTGAATACTCTTCACCCCTCGACAACGCGTTTGACCTATCCACTTTCTTTGCGGATCGCCTCAAAGTTCAACTGAAAGACCTAGGGATACGAGCCGATTATGTAGACGCGGTGTTCGACATGGGAATGCGTCGTGACCCGCTTATGCCCGGAATCCAAAATACCAAAAGACTTCTATCTATCGCCCGTCGCGCAGAAGCCTTGACCGCCTTCATAGCCTCGGAAGACGGTTTGAACCTCTTGGCCGGCACCAAGCGCGCCACCCAGCTTTTGGCTGCCGAAGAAAAGAAGGGCACTGTCGTCGCCGATGGAGTTTCGCAAGCGCTCTTGAAGCTCGACGCGGAAAAGTCCCTCTTCGCCGCCATTCAGTCCGCCTCGAAATCGGCAGCCGAAGCCGTGGCAGCGGAAGACTTCCGCTCCGCCATGCAGGCGCTCTCGACGCTGCGCGGCCCGGTCGACACATTCTTCGAGGATGTCCTGGTCAACGACGAGGATGCCGCGATCCGCGCCAACCGCCTGGCGCTCCTGAAGGCCATCCGCGAGGCGACGGCCACGGTCGCCGACTTCTCCAAGATCACAGGCTGATGATGTGAGACCCCGCTTCGGCGGGGTTTTTCGTGTAATGCAGCGAGTTTTCCGAGGTCGGCATCCTGTGCTAGAATGGTTTAGAAGTGAGCTGGAGCCATCCCCATGAACAAGCCCGTTCAGGTCACCATTGCCGAGCCCTATGACAGCTTCGTCGAGGCCCAGCTCGAAAGTGGCGCCTTCAAGTCTGCCGAAGACGTGGTGGAGGCCGGCCTCAAGCTTCTGCAAGAAGAACAGGCGCGGATCGAATGGCTGCGCAATGCGCTGATCGAAGGCGAGAACAGCGGGCCGGCGCGTCAAGTCGATCGTGACGAATTCAAAGCTCGTGTGCGCGAGAAATATATGCGATGATCGGCTACCGTCTGCGTCCTTCTGCCGAGGAGGACATGGATGCGATCTGGGATTATACGTGCCGCACACGATCTGCCGCGCGAGCGGATCGCTACATCGACGACCTCTTCGATGCTTTTGACCGCCTGGCCCTGACACCGGAATTAGGGCAGCAGACTTTTGTAGTAGCATGCGGCTACGGGCGGCTTCGCGTCAATAACCACCTGATCTTCTATCGCAAAATGGCGTCTGACGTGATTGAAGTCGTCCGCATTCTGCACGAAAAGAGTGACTTCCTGCGGCACCTCGGTGATCTATGATGCCCCCCAAGATCCTCATCAGCGCCTGCCTGCTCGGCCGCCCCGTCCGTTACGATGGCAAGGGAAAGCCACTGCACGATCCCTTGATCGAGCGCTGGAAGGCCGAGGGTCGCCTTGTCGGCTACTGTCCCGAACAGGCCGGCGGCCTGCCGACGCCGCGTCCGCCCGCCGAGATCGAAGGTGGCATGGACGGCGATGATGTGCTGGCCGGCCGGGCCCGGGTCATGGGGATCACGGGCGGCGATGTCACGGAGGCATTCGTCGAGGGTGGCAAGAAGGCCGTCGCCTTCGCCCGCGAACAGGGCTGCGCGGTCGCGCTCCTCATCGACGGCAGCCCCTCCTGCGGGTCGGGCTTCATCTATGATGGTTCGTTTTCCGGCACCCGTCATCCCGGCTTCGGTGTCACCGCAGCTTTGATGCGTCAGGCGGGCATCACCGTCTTCTCGGATCGCGAGCTTGATCGGCTCGCAGAGTACATCGATCGGAGCAGCTGAAACGACAAGGCCGCCGGATCGCTCCGGCGGCCCTTTCGTTTCACGTTCGTGACAGGGGCTCTTCAGCCCGCCATGCGATACTGCTGCTGGCCCAAACCCTGCTGACCGGTCTTGAAGCTGCCGATCAGCTCCAGAAGGTCGCCGGTGTCATTGGCAAGAACCTCAGCGGACGCCGTGGTCTCCTCGGCCATGGCGGCATTTTGCTGGGTCGCCTGATCGAGCTGGTTCATTGAGGCAGAAATCGACCGCAGGGTCGTGTCCTGTTCCTGAGCGCTGTGCGAAATCTTCGAGACGATATCGTTCGCCCCGGCGATCTGGTCGGAAATGCGCTTCAGGGCT from Peteryoungia desertarenae encodes the following:
- the glyS gene encoding glycine--tRNA ligase subunit beta, whose amino-acid sequence is MPDLLLELRSEEIPARMQRKAAGDLKKMVTDALVDAGLTYEGAREYWTPRRLTLDIRGLTARSADIKEEKKGPSVSAPQGAIDGFLRGAGLTSIDQATIKTDPKKGDFYVAIMEKPGRAAEEIIADVMPGIIRAFPWPKSMRSGFASMPKGSSFGGIEGKGSESLRWVRPLQSIVCTFGPEHDEVQVIPFEIDGIVAGNVTYGHRFHAPDAITVKRFDDYVSSLERAKVILDAERRKDMILHDARDIAFANGLELVEDEGLLEEVSGLVEWPQVLLGTFEEDYLSIPAEIIRLTIKTNQKCFVVRPQGETDKLSNHFILISNIEATDGGREIMHGNGKVVRARLSDALHFWKRDQGDLPDLDTLKASATKFDLDLKKPLDQRMAKLDALNVTFHAKLGTQGERVARIRELAKVLAPVVGAEAALVDRAVVLAKADLRTEAVGEFPELQGAMGRKYALLQGENASVAAAIEDHWKPNGPSDRLPEDKVGLTVALADKLDTLVGFWAIDEKPTGSKDPYALRRAALGVVRMILEREVDIDVLSIVYEHAKACEYSSPLDNAFDLSTFFADRLKVQLKDLGIRADYVDAVFDMGMRRDPLMPGIQNTKRLLSIARRAEALTAFIASEDGLNLLAGTKRATQLLAAEEKKGTVVADGVSQALLKLDAEKSLFAAIQSASKSAAEAVAAEDFRSAMQALSTLRGPVDTFFEDVLVNDEDAAIRANRLALLKAIREATATVADFSKITG
- a CDS encoding type II toxin-antitoxin system ParD family antitoxin → MNKPVQVTIAEPYDSFVEAQLESGAFKSAEDVVEAGLKLLQEEQARIEWLRNALIEGENSGPARQVDRDEFKARVREKYMR
- a CDS encoding type II toxin-antitoxin system RelE/ParE family toxin, translating into MIGYRLRPSAEEDMDAIWDYTCRTRSAARADRYIDDLFDAFDRLALTPELGQQTFVVACGYGRLRVNNHLIFYRKMASDVIEVVRILHEKSDFLRHLGDL
- a CDS encoding DUF523 domain-containing protein yields the protein MPPKILISACLLGRPVRYDGKGKPLHDPLIERWKAEGRLVGYCPEQAGGLPTPRPPAEIEGGMDGDDVLAGRARVMGITGGDVTEAFVEGGKKAVAFAREQGCAVALLIDGSPSCGSGFIYDGSFSGTRHPGFGVTAALMRQAGITVFSDRELDRLAEYIDRSS